A single window of Arcobacter venerupis DNA harbors:
- a CDS encoding sensor histidine kinase: MKYFLLFSILFFNYLFADQSKEVLLIHSYHKGYIWTDDISRTIEKNFDSHKNIELTTVYMDTKRIDDSTYLYNLSKLYKQQFEGRKFDLIIVSDNNAFDFMIKYHDYLFKNIPVLFCGINNFDKVLLGENDMYKYMSGLAEEVDIEKNFELISHMHPNLKNLLIINDTSSTGSAIKRDLNPIIEKYQNRFNIEYTDNLEISNLQDKVSNLDKKNSVILFVLLFKDTTGKFFTHKQSFEEVRKVSQVPIYGLWDFYLHSGIVGGLLTSAVAQGETVSKMALEVLNGKKITDIPILEKSPNLYMFNYDELKRFNLDIPDYVENPIIINEPSTIYKEHSKFFIITILIILILSIIVVILRANIIRREKLELELSNRIEFDKVLLDTIPNPIYYKNVEGKFLGCNTSFASLVSSSRNEVIGKTAFDFFPYKVASENTARDKELLLTFCTSTSEFTFYTASNEMKHIILNKAVYKNIDGSVGGIVCIMDDITERIQQKQFLIQQSKLAEMGDMIAAIAHQWNEPLVELSALVQDIQTSYLLKELKDDEVKEFVNDSMVQIKYMSRTLNDFRNFLKPSTKKKLFSISKSLSEINEIIGKQVFYSNIKMNFNYKNENEELLVYGYENEFKQVLLNIINNAKNKIVDKNLPINKKGNININIQRCQNFNTIEIIDDAGSIDEKIINSIFEPYFTTKADGTGLGLYMAKIIIEEKMRGTINAKNDGDNVIFTIKLPHKKA, from the coding sequence ATGAAATATTTTTTACTATTTAGCATACTTTTTTTTAACTACTTATTTGCGGATCAATCGAAAGAAGTTTTATTAATTCATTCATATCATAAAGGATATATTTGGACTGATGATATTTCAAGAACAATTGAAAAGAATTTTGATAGCCATAAAAACATAGAATTAACAACTGTTTATATGGATACAAAAAGAATTGATGATTCTACTTATTTATATAACCTTTCAAAACTTTATAAACAACAGTTTGAAGGGCGAAAATTTGATTTAATTATCGTAAGTGATAATAATGCTTTTGATTTTATGATTAAATATCATGATTACTTATTTAAAAATATTCCTGTTCTATTTTGTGGAATAAATAATTTTGATAAGGTTCTTTTAGGTGAAAATGACATGTATAAATATATGTCTGGATTAGCAGAAGAAGTTGATATTGAAAAGAATTTTGAGCTAATTTCACATATGCATCCAAATTTAAAAAATCTATTAATTATAAATGATACTTCATCAACTGGTTCTGCAATTAAACGGGATCTAAATCCAATAATTGAAAAATATCAAAACCGCTTCAATATTGAATATACAGATAACTTAGAAATTAGTAATCTTCAAGATAAAGTTTCAAATTTAGATAAAAAAAATAGCGTAATACTATTCGTACTTTTATTTAAAGATACAACGGGGAAATTTTTCACCCATAAACAAAGTTTTGAAGAAGTAAGAAAAGTAAGTCAAGTGCCAATTTATGGACTTTGGGATTTTTATTTACATAGTGGAATTGTAGGAGGATTATTAACTTCAGCAGTTGCGCAAGGGGAAACTGTTTCTAAAATGGCTTTAGAAGTTTTAAATGGTAAGAAAATTACGGATATTCCTATTTTAGAAAAATCACCAAATTTATATATGTTTAATTATGATGAATTAAAAAGATTCAATCTTGATATTCCAGATTATGTTGAAAATCCAATAATAATTAATGAACCAAGTACTATATATAAAGAGCACTCAAAATTCTTTATTATAACAATTTTAATCATTTTAATATTAAGTATTATAGTAGTAATTTTAAGAGCTAATATAATAAGAAGAGAAAAACTTGAACTAGAACTTTCAAATCGAATTGAATTTGATAAAGTTCTTCTTGATACTATTCCTAATCCTATTTATTATAAAAATGTTGAAGGAAAATTCTTAGGTTGTAATACAAGTTTTGCATCATTAGTTAGTTCTTCAAGAAATGAAGTAATAGGAAAAACAGCCTTTGATTTTTTTCCATATAAAGTAGCTAGCGAAAATACAGCAAGAGATAAAGAGTTATTACTGACTTTTTGTACAAGTACTTCTGAATTTACTTTTTATACAGCTTCAAATGAGATGAAACATATTATTTTAAATAAAGCAGTTTATAAAAATATTGATGGAAGTGTTGGTGGTATTGTTTGTATTATGGATGATATTACAGAGAGAATTCAACAAAAACAGTTTTTGATTCAACAAAGTAAACTAGCAGAAATGGGTGATATGATTGCAGCAATTGCTCATCAATGGAATGAACCTCTTGTGGAATTATCTGCACTTGTTCAAGATATTCAAACATCTTATTTATTAAAAGAGTTAAAAGACGATGAGGTTAAAGAGTTTGTTAATGACTCGATGGTTCAAATAAAATATATGTCAAGAACACTTAATGATTTTAGAAATTTCCTTAAACCATCAACGAAAAAAAAGCTATTTTCAATTTCTAAATCTTTAAGTGAAATTAATGAAATAATTGGAAAACAAGTATTTTATTCAAATATCAAAATGAATTTTAATTATAAAAACGAGAATGAAGAACTTCTTGTTTATGGATATGAAAATGAGTTTAAACAGGTTTTATTAAATATTATTAATAATGCAAAAAATAAAATCGTAGATAAAAATTTACCTATAAATAAAAAAGGTAATATAAATATAAATATTCAAAGATGTCAAAACTTTAATACCATAGAAATAATTGATGATGCAGGCTCAATTGATGAAAAAATTATAAATTCAATTTTTGAACCATATTTTACAACAAAAGCAGATGGAACTGGACTTGGACTTTATATGGCCAAAATTATAATAGAAGAAAAAATGAGAGGAACAATTAACGCTAAAAATGATGGTGATAATGTAATCTTCACAATAAAACTTCCTCACAAAAAGGCTTAA
- a CDS encoding LutC/YkgG family protein, translating to MTSKEKILKNIKDNNVVKNVKLPTYENFGIKYDNKFETFSTMIESVGGKALLIEKDKLDETIKALYPDEKQIASDVDFCSIGNFNANNFDDAHDLSNIDLAVVKGNFAIAENGAIWMKNENNRHRALYFIAQNIVIVIDENELLNNMHEAYEKIDFEDAGYGVFISGPSKTADIEQSLVIGAHGPKSGYVIFIKS from the coding sequence ATGACTAGTAAAGAAAAAATATTAAAAAATATTAAAGACAATAATGTTGTTAAAAATGTAAAACTTCCAACTTATGAAAATTTTGGTATTAAGTATGACAATAAATTTGAAACTTTTTCTACTATGATTGAAAGTGTTGGAGGAAAAGCTTTATTGATTGAAAAAGATAAACTAGATGAAACAATAAAAGCTCTTTATCCTGATGAAAAACAAATAGCAAGTGATGTTGATTTTTGTTCTATTGGAAATTTTAATGCAAATAATTTTGATGATGCACATGACCTAAGCAATATTGATTTAGCTGTTGTAAAAGGTAATTTTGCAATTGCTGAAAATGGTGCAATTTGGATGAAAAATGAAAATAACAGACATAGAGCTTTATATTTTATTGCTCAAAATATTGTTATTGTAATTGATGAAAATGAACTTTTAAATAATATGCATGAAGCTTATGAGAAAATTGATTTTGAAGATGCTGGTTATGGTGTATTTATTTCAGGTCCATCAAAAACAGCAGATATTGAACAATCACTTGTAATTGGAGCACATGGACCAAAATCAGGTTATGTAATCTTCATAAAATCTTGA
- a CDS encoding lactate utilization protein B — translation MSSHSVNASKFVANDERMHWHDQALWFVREKRDRASKSIPEWEHLREFANQIKTHTMANLDTYLLEFEKNATKKGIKVHFAIDALEHNQIVADILKEHNVTKLVKSKSMLTEECHLNPYLENLGIEVIDTDLGERIVQLRHETPSHIVLPAIHLKKSDVSDTFHEHLGTEQGNYDPTYLTRAARGALREDFLTAQAGLTGVNFAIASTGGVVVCTNEGNADMGASVPKLHIASMGIEKIIPRLEDLSVFTRLLARSATGQPITSYTSHFHAPVEGGEMHIIIVDNNRSQFLASEKNKKALNCIRCGACMNTCPVYRRSGGHSYEYVIPGPIGSILGSKKEPEKHNSLPFACTLCGSCSNVCPVKIDLDSQLYSLRQDLSEANLIDPKKKMALKVTAWLMSKPTLFEFAGKMARFIVPKLPNSIIYNKANAWGKQRDMPKMPSKSFKEMFRDGELDD, via the coding sequence ATGAGTAGTCACAGTGTAAATGCTAGTAAATTTGTAGCTAATGATGAGAGAATGCATTGGCATGATCAAGCACTTTGGTTTGTAAGAGAAAAAAGAGATAGAGCTAGTAAATCAATTCCTGAATGGGAACATTTAAGAGAATTTGCGAATCAAATCAAAACTCATACAATGGCAAATCTTGACACTTATCTTTTAGAATTTGAAAAGAATGCAACAAAAAAAGGTATTAAAGTTCATTTTGCAATTGATGCTTTAGAACATAATCAAATTGTTGCAGATATTTTAAAAGAGCATAATGTAACAAAACTTGTAAAATCAAAATCTATGTTAACAGAAGAGTGTCACTTAAATCCATATTTAGAAAATTTAGGAATAGAAGTTATAGATACAGATTTAGGGGAAAGAATCGTTCAACTAAGACATGAGACTCCATCACATATTGTTCTTCCAGCAATTCACCTAAAAAAATCTGATGTATCAGATACTTTTCATGAACATTTAGGAACAGAGCAAGGAAATTATGACCCAACATATCTTACTCGTGCAGCAAGAGGTGCTTTAAGAGAAGATTTCTTAACTGCACAAGCAGGACTTACAGGAGTAAATTTTGCAATTGCAAGTACTGGTGGAGTTGTAGTTTGTACAAATGAAGGAAATGCAGATATGGGAGCTAGTGTTCCAAAACTTCATATCGCTTCTATGGGAATTGAAAAAATTATTCCAAGACTTGAAGATTTATCTGTATTTACAAGATTATTAGCAAGAAGTGCAACTGGTCAGCCAATAACTTCTTATACTTCTCATTTTCATGCACCAGTTGAAGGTGGTGAAATGCATATTATTATTGTTGATAATAATAGAAGTCAATTTTTAGCATCTGAAAAAAATAAAAAAGCTCTAAACTGTATTAGATGTGGTGCATGTATGAATACTTGTCCAGTTTACAGAAGAAGTGGTGGTCACTCTTATGAATATGTAATTCCAGGACCAATTGGTTCGATTTTAGGTTCAAAAAAAGAGCCAGAAAAACATAATTCTTTACCATTTGCTTGTACATTATGTGGTTCATGTTCAAATGTTTGTCCAGTAAAAATTGATTTGGATTCACAATTATATAGTCTAAGACAAGATTTATCAGAAGCAAATTTAATTGATCCAAAGAAAAAAATGGCATTAAAAGTAACTGCTTGGTTAATGAGTAAACCAACACTATTTGAGTTTGCTGGAAAAATGGCTAGATTTATAGTGCCAAAATTACCAAATTCTATTATATATAATAAAGCAAATGCGTGGGGAAAACAAAGGGATATGCCTAAAATGCCTTCAAAAAGTTTTAAAGAAATGTTTAGAGATGGAGAATTAGATGACTAG
- a CDS encoding (Fe-S)-binding protein: MKIGLFIPCFMNELYPNICKATYKVLKDQGLQIEYPLSQTCCGQPMANSGCSKDVKKLALEFVKTFKDYDYIVAPSGSCVAMVKEHYAEFFDNDKDYNKVKASIYEVCEFLHDIIKIENINFNVSFPHKVGVHNSCHGHRVLKLATASELNIPYDSKLKNLLNKISDIELVTLKREDECCGFGGTFSVQEEAISVAMGKDRIKDHLDSSAQVITGADMSCLMHMDGIINRDKNPIKVMHIVEILAGVKL, encoded by the coding sequence ATGAAAATAGGTCTTTTTATTCCCTGTTTTATGAATGAGTTATATCCAAATATTTGCAAAGCAACATACAAAGTGCTAAAAGATCAAGGTTTACAAATAGAGTATCCACTTAGTCAAACTTGCTGTGGCCAGCCTATGGCAAATTCTGGTTGTTCGAAAGATGTTAAGAAATTAGCACTTGAATTTGTAAAAACATTTAAAGATTACGATTATATCGTTGCACCAAGTGGTTCATGTGTTGCAATGGTAAAAGAGCATTATGCAGAGTTTTTTGATAACGATAAAGATTACAATAAAGTAAAAGCTTCTATTTATGAAGTTTGTGAATTTTTACATGATATTATAAAGATTGAAAATATTAATTTTAATGTTTCATTCCCTCATAAAGTTGGAGTTCACAACTCATGTCATGGACATAGAGTTTTAAAACTAGCAACTGCTAGTGAACTTAATATTCCTTATGATTCAAAACTAAAAAATCTTCTAAATAAAATATCTGATATTGAATTAGTTACATTAAAAAGAGAAGATGAATGCTGTGGTTTTGGAGGAACATTTAGTGTTCAAGAAGAAGCTATTTCAGTTGCTATGGGTAAAGATAGAATAAAAGACCATTTAGATTCATCAGCACAAGTAATAACAGGTGCTGATATGTCATGTTTAATGCATATGGATGGGATTATAAACAGAGATAAAAATCCAATAAAAGTTATGCATATTGTAGAAATTCTTGCAGGAGTTAAACTATGA
- a CDS encoding class I SAM-dependent methyltransferase, with amino-acid sequence MAYKDNNKFYKSAISKYGISPQGVHWNSTYTQYKRFEVLTSFIEEKVIQSNIIDAGCGFGEYYNYLFDNQLKPKSYLGIDCEEKMINLASKRFLEAKFEISNILEDQLSFADYYICSGALNILEKNEIFIFIEKCFLASKVGFIFNFLKNDSLTEIDHIEVIDFCKKISKKVKIKENYLDNDISIFIKK; translated from the coding sequence ATGGCATACAAAGACAATAATAAATTCTATAAATCTGCTATTTCAAAATATGGAATAAGTCCACAAGGTGTTCATTGGAATTCAACATACACGCAATACAAAAGATTTGAAGTATTAACAAGTTTTATAGAAGAAAAAGTTATTCAATCAAATATTATTGACGCTGGTTGTGGTTTTGGTGAGTATTACAACTACTTATTTGATAATCAATTAAAACCAAAATCATATTTGGGAATTGACTGCGAAGAAAAAATGATAAATTTAGCATCAAAGAGATTTTTGGAAGCAAAGTTCGAAATTTCAAATATTTTGGAAGATCAACTCTCTTTTGCTGATTATTATATTTGTAGTGGTGCTTTAAACATTTTAGAAAAAAATGAGATATTTATTTTTATAGAAAAATGCTTTCTAGCTTCAAAAGTTGGATTTATTTTTAATTTTCTAAAAAACGATTCATTAACAGAGATTGACCATATTGAAGTAATAGATTTTTGTAAAAAAATATCAAAAAAAGTGAAAATAAAAGAGAATTATTTAGACAATGATATTAGTATATTTATAAAAAAATAA
- a CDS encoding deoxycytidylate deaminase, whose product MLNDRSFINIAKEIALASKCVSKQVGAVIVKDGRILSTGYNGTPAGYKNCSEHWNGEYTKDHHEWSKTYEIHAEMNAIIWAARKGISIEGGTIYVTLEPCSECSKNLIASGIKRIVYEKAYEHTNSEIISKFIKDNNVQIEQISE is encoded by the coding sequence ATGTTAAACGATAGAAGTTTTATTAATATTGCAAAAGAGATAGCACTTGCATCAAAATGCGTATCAAAACAAGTTGGAGCAGTAATTGTAAAAGATGGAAGAATATTATCAACAGGTTATAATGGAACGCCAGCTGGATATAAAAATTGTAGCGAACATTGGAATGGTGAATATACAAAAGATCACCATGAATGGTCAAAAACTTATGAAATTCATGCAGAAATGAATGCCATAATCTGGGCAGCTAGAAAAGGTATTTCAATAGAAGGTGGAACAATTTATGTAACATTAGAACCTTGTAGTGAATGTTCTAAAAATCTGATTGCAAGTGGAATTAAAAGAATAGTATATGAAAAAGCTTATGAACATACAAACTCAGAAATAATATCAAAATTTATAAAAGACAATAATGTTCAAATAGAACAAATATCTGAATAA
- the accB gene encoding acetyl-CoA carboxylase biotin carboxyl carrier protein: MDFKDIKELIRVFDKSELNKLKVKEGEFEISMQRGFENGFATTVTTTAPVTQTAPVAASISVVPASVEVAKVANSGETINSPMVGTYYSSPSPESPSFVEVGATVKKGQTLCILEAMKIMNEVEAEFDCKIVEILVKDGSPVEYDMPIFIVEKL; the protein is encoded by the coding sequence ATGGATTTTAAAGATATCAAAGAATTAATAAGAGTATTTGATAAGAGTGAACTTAACAAATTAAAGGTTAAAGAAGGTGAATTTGAGATTTCTATGCAAAGAGGTTTTGAAAATGGATTTGCAACTACGGTAACAACTACAGCACCAGTTACTCAAACTGCTCCTGTTGCTGCTTCAATTTCTGTTGTACCTGCTTCAGTTGAAGTTGCAAAAGTTGCAAACTCTGGTGAAACTATAAATTCACCAATGGTTGGGACTTACTACTCTTCACCATCTCCTGAATCACCATCTTTTGTTGAAGTTGGAGCTACAGTTAAAAAAGGTCAAACACTTTGTATTTTAGAAGCAATGAAAATTATGAATGAAGTTGAAGCTGAATTCGATTGTAAAATTGTTGAAATTTTAGTAAAAGATGGTTCACCTGTTGAATATGATATGCCAATCTTTATTGTTGAAAAATTATAA
- a CDS encoding acetyl-CoA carboxylase biotin carboxylase subunit translates to MAEIKKILIANRGEIVQRAVRTIREMGKKSVAIYSTGDKDASYLKHADEAVCIGGAKSSESYLNIPAIITAAEMTGCDAIFPGYGFLSENQDFVEICRLHNIKFIGPSVEVMEKMADKSKAKEEMIRAGVPVVPGSKGAVHSVDEGKKKALEIGYPIMAKASAGGGGRGMRLIHDESEFEQLFMAASSEALAAFGDGTMYLERFINNPRHIEVQVVGDSHGNAIHIGERDCSLQRRHQKVIEESPAILLNDETRAKLHEVAVKATKYLKYEGAGTFEFLADDKQNIFFMEMNTRLQVEHPVSEMVSGIDIVELMIKVAEGEKVPPQESIKFKGHAIECRITAEDPNSFLPSPGKVTQWMVPGGRNVRVDSHVYTNYIVPPYYDSMIGKLIVWGRDRNKAINIMKRALAEFEVEGIKTTIPFHQKMMENEDFISNNYDTKYLENYKKLDDL, encoded by the coding sequence ATGGCAGAAATTAAAAAAATTTTAATAGCTAATAGAGGCGAAATCGTTCAAAGAGCTGTTAGAACTATTAGAGAAATGGGTAAAAAATCTGTTGCTATTTATAGTACAGGTGATAAAGATGCATCTTATTTAAAACATGCAGATGAAGCTGTATGTATTGGCGGTGCAAAATCTAGTGAATCTTACTTAAATATTCCAGCAATTATTACAGCTGCTGAAATGACAGGTTGTGATGCTATTTTCCCAGGTTATGGATTTTTATCTGAGAATCAAGATTTTGTAGAAATCTGTAGACTTCATAATATTAAATTTATTGGACCATCTGTTGAAGTAATGGAAAAAATGGCTGATAAATCAAAAGCAAAAGAAGAGATGATAAGAGCTGGTGTTCCTGTAGTTCCAGGTTCAAAAGGCGCTGTTCATTCTGTTGATGAAGGGAAAAAGAAAGCCCTTGAAATTGGTTATCCAATTATGGCAAAAGCTTCTGCTGGTGGTGGTGGAAGAGGAATGAGACTTATTCATGATGAGTCAGAATTTGAACAACTATTTATGGCAGCTTCAAGTGAAGCATTAGCTGCATTTGGTGATGGAACAATGTATCTTGAAAGATTTATTAATAACCCAAGACACATTGAAGTTCAAGTTGTTGGAGATTCTCATGGTAATGCTATTCATATTGGAGAGAGAGATTGTTCACTTCAAAGAAGACATCAAAAAGTTATTGAAGAATCACCTGCTATTTTATTAAATGATGAAACAAGAGCAAAACTTCATGAAGTAGCTGTAAAAGCTACTAAATATTTAAAATATGAAGGTGCTGGAACTTTTGAATTTTTAGCAGATGACAAACAAAATATCTTTTTTATGGAAATGAATACAAGACTTCAAGTTGAGCATCCCGTTTCTGAAATGGTTTCAGGAATTGATATTGTAGAACTTATGATTAAAGTAGCTGAGGGTGAAAAAGTTCCTCCTCAAGAATCAATTAAATTCAAAGGTCATGCAATTGAGTGTAGAATTACAGCAGAAGATCCTAACTCATTTTTACCAAGTCCTGGAAAAGTAACACAATGGATGGTTCCTGGTGGAAGAAATGTAAGAGTTGATTCTCACGTTTATACAAACTATATTGTGCCGCCTTATTATGACTCAATGATAGGAAAACTTATCGTTTGGGGAAGAGATAGAAATAAAGCAATTAATATTATGAAAAGAGCTTTAGCAGAATTTGAAGTTGAAGGAATTAAAACAACAATTCCTTTTCATCAAAAAATGATGGAAAATGAAGATTTTATCTCGAATAATTACGATACAAAATACTTAGAAAACTACAAAAAGCTAGATGACTTATAA
- a CDS encoding DEAD/DEAH box helicase translates to MTFNEFNFKEQLQKAIEEAGFKEPSPIQEQAIPVITSGKDMVGQAHTGTGKTAAFGLPILNKLKGKSGVEAVVIVPTRELAMQVSDELYRFGKFLGLNTATVYGGQAYARQIKLIETASIIVATPGRFLDLLRGQKIDIKPEYVILDEADEMLDMGFLDDIKEIFTFLPKERQTLLFSATMPTAIKNLAKTILNEPEFITLTKSDVTNAKITQTFYVVDERERDDALIRLYDYKNPTKSIIFCRTKKEVDRLSTFMVSQGFMAKGLHGDMEQRQREEAIRAFKTSKLEILIATDVAARGLDVNDVSHVFNYHLPFDSESYVHRIGRTGRAGKEGVAISIVTPHEFRMLQKIEKNIGTKLEGKAIPNIDSVKEKKIVELKNQISEQEISDYALALVEDLKEEFDISTIAFKLASMISASTLVQGNNNIGKSESDIKRLIENSSRYDNDGSSSGRNSRGGRGGRFGGSRGGDSRGGDRGPRTGDRNSRGGDRDRAPRGDRPSGDRAPRPSGDRPAGDRKPSGDRAPRGDRPSGDRSPRPSGDRKPSGDRAPRPSGDRPSGDRSRKRD, encoded by the coding sequence ATGACTTTTAACGAATTTAACTTCAAAGAACAATTGCAAAAAGCAATTGAAGAAGCAGGTTTTAAAGAACCAAGTCCAATACAAGAACAAGCAATTCCAGTTATTACATCTGGAAAAGATATGGTTGGGCAAGCACATACAGGAACTGGTAAAACAGCAGCATTCGGACTTCCAATTTTAAATAAACTAAAAGGGAAATCAGGTGTTGAAGCAGTTGTAATTGTGCCAACAAGAGAACTTGCAATGCAAGTTTCAGATGAATTATACAGATTTGGTAAATTCTTAGGATTAAATACTGCAACTGTATACGGTGGTCAAGCGTATGCTAGACAAATCAAACTTATAGAAACTGCAAGTATTATTGTTGCAACTCCAGGTAGATTTTTAGATTTACTAAGAGGACAAAAAATCGATATTAAACCAGAATATGTTATTCTTGATGAAGCAGATGAAATGCTTGATATGGGATTCTTAGATGATATTAAAGAGATTTTTACTTTCTTACCAAAAGAAAGACAAACTTTATTATTCTCTGCAACTATGCCAACTGCTATTAAAAATTTAGCAAAAACTATTTTAAACGAGCCAGAATTTATTACATTAACTAAAAGTGATGTAACTAATGCAAAAATTACTCAAACTTTTTATGTTGTTGATGAAAGAGAAAGAGATGATGCTTTAATTAGATTATATGATTATAAAAATCCAACTAAGTCAATTATATTCTGTCGCACTAAAAAAGAAGTTGATAGATTATCAACTTTTATGGTTTCTCAAGGATTCATGGCAAAAGGTCTTCATGGTGATATGGAACAAAGACAAAGAGAAGAAGCAATTAGAGCGTTTAAAACTTCTAAATTAGAAATTTTAATCGCAACAGATGTTGCTGCACGTGGACTTGATGTTAATGATGTTTCTCACGTATTTAATTATCATTTACCATTCGATTCTGAGTCGTATGTACATAGAATTGGAAGAACTGGACGTGCAGGAAAAGAAGGTGTTGCTATTTCTATTGTAACTCCACATGAGTTTAGAATGTTACAAAAAATTGAAAAAAACATAGGTACTAAATTAGAAGGAAAAGCTATTCCTAATATTGATTCAGTAAAAGAGAAAAAAATTGTTGAATTAAAAAATCAAATTAGTGAACAAGAAATTAGTGATTATGCATTAGCACTTGTAGAAGATTTAAAAGAAGAGTTTGATATTTCTACAATTGCATTTAAATTAGCATCAATGATTTCAGCATCTACATTAGTTCAAGGTAATAATAATATTGGAAAATCAGAATCTGATATTAAAAGACTTATTGAAAATTCAAGTAGATATGATAATGATGGTTCATCTTCTGGAAGAAATTCAAGAGGTGGAAGAGGTGGAAGATTTGGTGGTTCTCGAGGTGGAGATTCAAGAGGTGGAGATAGAGGTCCTAGAACTGGGGATAGAAACTCAAGAGGTGGAGATAGAGATAGAGCCCCAAGAGGTGATAGACCATCAGGCGATAGAGCTCCAAGACCATCAGGTGACAGACCAGCTGGAGATAGAAAACCAAGTGGTGATAGAGCTCCAAGAGGTGATAGACCATCAGGAGATAGATCACCTAGACCATCAGGTGATAGAAAACCAAGTGGCGATAGAGCACCAAGACCATCAGGTGATAGACCATCTGGCGACAGAAGTAGAAAAAGAGATTAA